Proteins encoded within one genomic window of Sphingosinicella ginsenosidimutans:
- a CDS encoding CocE/NonD family hydrolase, translated as MKTFRTFLLAGASLALAVAGSVAQADQPSAQASPPQVGFRYPNTIAQYDVGITMPDGVRLSATVLRPADDQKHPTVFLQTPYGKDASAAQVIDFVNRGYAYVSVDVRGRFDSGGDFAPFRDAADGAHVLDWIAQQDWSNGQVATIGASYSGNSQWNLWRERNPHQSAIVSYVAPADGFGDFVRFNGVPKLDLIFTWMMQEYGRVNHPHEVEDFDWGEVMAALPLSTIDQRNGRRVQAWEDAMREDRFGPYWQPLQATGNTPGRDIPTFNVTGWYEGQLLGAVRNYENARGHSATPGNHVLVIGPWLHGVNRNRVIGALDAGPQAIIDLDSLRDRWMDHVLLGREAPTHKNFIYFLPALNQWRQADAFPIPGTQYRSMRLSSGGHANTAAGDGMLVEGNGRGAPDTFTYDPNHPVPSLSSRTAGARGGLPQGSVDHASVEQRDDVLVYTGQPLAEDVEVTGPVRANIYISSDVVDTDVVVRLMDVYPDGRSLNIAEGIARAKYRNSMSDPELMQPGQVYRIPVDLFPTSNYFRAGHRFRVEVTSSDFPVFGRNLNTANSDSGTETAIAHTRVHHDRRYTSEIILPIVPRGASEPFDPPMQTAAAQPAE; from the coding sequence ATGAAGACGTTCCGCACGTTTTTGCTGGCGGGGGCCAGCCTCGCGCTCGCCGTCGCCGGCTCGGTCGCGCAGGCCGATCAGCCATCGGCGCAGGCCAGCCCGCCGCAGGTCGGCTTTCGCTACCCGAACACGATCGCGCAATATGATGTCGGCATCACCATGCCCGACGGCGTGCGCCTGTCGGCGACCGTGCTGCGTCCGGCGGACGATCAGAAGCACCCGACCGTCTTCCTCCAGACCCCCTATGGGAAGGACGCGAGCGCGGCCCAGGTGATCGACTTCGTCAATCGCGGCTATGCCTATGTTTCGGTCGACGTGCGCGGCCGCTTCGATTCAGGCGGGGACTTCGCGCCGTTCCGCGATGCCGCCGACGGCGCCCATGTGCTGGACTGGATCGCGCAGCAAGACTGGTCGAACGGCCAGGTGGCGACGATCGGCGCGTCCTATAGCGGCAATTCGCAGTGGAACTTGTGGCGCGAGCGCAATCCGCACCAGAGCGCGATCGTTTCCTACGTCGCCCCGGCCGACGGCTTCGGCGATTTCGTCCGCTTCAACGGCGTTCCGAAGCTCGATCTCATCTTCACGTGGATGATGCAGGAATATGGCCGGGTGAACCATCCGCACGAGGTCGAGGATTTCGACTGGGGCGAGGTGATGGCCGCGCTCCCGCTCTCCACCATCGACCAGCGCAACGGCCGCCGCGTCCAGGCGTGGGAGGATGCGATGCGCGAGGATCGCTTCGGCCCCTACTGGCAGCCGCTGCAGGCGACCGGGAACACGCCCGGGCGCGATATTCCAACCTTCAACGTCACCGGCTGGTATGAAGGCCAGCTGCTCGGCGCGGTGCGCAATTACGAGAATGCGCGCGGCCATTCGGCAACGCCCGGGAATCATGTCCTCGTGATCGGGCCATGGCTCCACGGCGTGAACCGCAACCGTGTCATCGGCGCGCTCGATGCCGGGCCGCAGGCGATCATCGATCTCGATTCGCTTCGCGACCGCTGGATGGATCATGTCCTGCTCGGTCGCGAAGCGCCGACCCACAAGAACTTCATCTATTTCCTCCCCGCGCTGAACCAATGGCGGCAGGCGGATGCCTTCCCAATCCCGGGAACGCAGTATCGGTCGATGCGGCTGTCGAGCGGCGGCCACGCCAACACCGCCGCCGGCGACGGCATGCTTGTCGAAGGCAACGGCCGGGGCGCGCCCGACACCTTCACCTATGATCCCAACCACCCGGTGCCGTCGCTGAGCAGCCGCACCGCCGGCGCGCGCGGGGGCCTGCCGCAAGGCAGCGTCGACCACGCATCGGTCGAGCAGCGTGACGACGTGCTCGTCTATACGGGGCAGCCGCTGGCCGAGGACGTCGAGGTGACGGGGCCGGTGCGCGCCAACATCTATATCTCCTCCGACGTGGTCGATACCGACGTCGTCGTGCGGCTGATGGACGTCTATCCCGATGGCCGGTCGCTCAACATCGCCGAGGGGATCGCCCGCGCGAAATATCGCAACTCGATGTCCGATCCGGAGCTGATGCAGCCGGGCCAGGTCTATCGGATCCCGGTCGATCTCTTCCCGACCAGCAACTATTTCCGTGCCGGCCACCGCTTCAGGGTCGAGGTGACGAGCAGCGATTTCCCGGTGTTCGGCCGCAACCTCAATACGGCCAATTCCGATTCCGGCACCGAAACCGCGATCGCCCACACCCGGGTGCATCATGACCGCCGCTACACGTCGGAGATCATCCTTCCGATCGTGCCGCGCGGCGCCTCGGAGCCGTTCGATCCGCCGATGCAGACCGCTGCGGCACAGCCGGCGGAATAA
- a CDS encoding NAD(P)/FAD-dependent oxidoreductase: MSIVDFLVVGGGIAGASMAAELSGSASVLLLEAEAQPNYHSTGRSAAIFFEMYGKPPVRALSRASKPLFFHPPGDFADAPLVGARGALYIANKEQLERLEAFAGQPDIRRFARRLSAEDARALCPVLRPDYVAGGLEEPGAADIDVHGLHQAYLRRLKLNGGTLLTSKRVEAIRRDGDAWVVSAGAESFEGRILVNAAGAWGDEIARLAGVAPLGLEPRRRTAALVDPPADAGPIAGWPLVIDIDEQFYFKPDAGLVLLSPADETLVEPCDIQPEEWDIALAVDRVGKAADIPVRHIRHSWAGLRTFSPDRVPVCGFDGVVPGFFWLVGQGGYGVQTAPGMARLGAALAQGAPLCDSLLANEVDPADFSPRRFEGRRQG; this comes from the coding sequence ATGTCGATCGTGGATTTTCTTGTTGTCGGTGGTGGGATCGCGGGCGCCTCGATGGCGGCGGAGCTGTCCGGATCGGCCTCGGTCCTCCTGCTGGAGGCCGAAGCGCAGCCCAATTACCATTCGACCGGCCGATCGGCGGCGATCTTCTTCGAGATGTACGGCAAGCCGCCGGTGCGCGCGCTCTCCCGCGCGAGCAAGCCGTTGTTCTTCCACCCGCCCGGAGACTTCGCCGACGCGCCTCTCGTCGGCGCGCGCGGCGCGCTCTACATCGCGAACAAGGAGCAGCTTGAGCGGCTCGAGGCGTTCGCCGGCCAGCCGGACATTCGCCGTTTCGCACGGCGGCTCTCGGCCGAGGATGCGCGCGCTTTGTGCCCGGTGCTCCGCCCCGATTATGTCGCTGGCGGACTTGAGGAGCCGGGGGCCGCGGACATCGATGTCCACGGCCTTCACCAGGCCTATCTGCGGCGGCTGAAACTCAACGGCGGCACGTTGCTGACCTCGAAGCGGGTCGAGGCGATCCGTCGCGACGGCGATGCCTGGGTCGTATCGGCCGGGGCGGAATCGTTCGAGGGCCGGATTCTGGTCAACGCCGCCGGCGCCTGGGGCGACGAGATCGCCCGCCTGGCCGGCGTCGCGCCCCTCGGCCTGGAGCCGCGGCGACGGACCGCCGCGCTGGTCGATCCGCCGGCGGACGCAGGGCCGATCGCGGGCTGGCCGCTGGTGATCGACATCGACGAGCAATTCTATTTCAAGCCCGATGCCGGGCTCGTCCTGTTGTCCCCGGCCGATGAGACGCTCGTCGAGCCGTGCGACATCCAGCCCGAGGAATGGGACATCGCGCTTGCCGTCGATCGCGTCGGCAAGGCCGCGGACATTCCCGTCCGCCATATCCGGCACAGCTGGGCCGGCCTCAGGACCTTCTCGCCGGACCGGGTTCCGGTCTGCGGCTTCGATGGCGTGGTGCCGGGCTTCTTCTGGCTCGTCGGCCAGGGGGGCTATGGCGTCCAGACGGCGCCGGGCATGGCTCGGCTCGGCGCGGCGCTGGCGCAAGGCGCGCCGCTATGCGATTCGCTTCTCGCCAACGAAGTGGATCCGGCCGATTTCTCGCCCCGCCGCTTTGAGGGGCGCCGCCAAGGCTGA
- a CDS encoding SDR family oxidoreductase, whose product MANRIVVTGAAGSLGRAVIAKLARSGVPVAAIFRKDTAEMPSSDVVAIDGIDLTDAGSARGAFDAIAARHGPIGGLVNVAGGFAWETVGDGGEDTWDRLFAINLKTAFNACTAAIPHLAAGGAIVNVAAAAAQEAGLGNAAYAASKAGVLRLTESLAAELRPRGVRANAVLPTIIDTAPNRAAMPDADFTKWVRPDELANVIAFLLSDEASAIDGAAIPVAGRL is encoded by the coding sequence ATGGCGAACAGGATCGTCGTGACGGGCGCGGCCGGAAGCCTTGGCCGCGCCGTGATCGCGAAGCTTGCGAGGAGCGGCGTGCCGGTCGCGGCGATCTTTCGCAAGGACACCGCCGAGATGCCGTCGTCTGACGTCGTCGCGATCGACGGCATCGATCTGACCGATGCCGGGAGCGCGCGCGGCGCATTCGATGCGATCGCCGCGCGGCACGGCCCGATCGGCGGCCTCGTCAACGTCGCCGGCGGCTTCGCGTGGGAGACGGTCGGTGACGGCGGCGAGGACACGTGGGACCGGCTGTTCGCGATCAATCTCAAGACCGCCTTCAACGCCTGCACCGCGGCGATCCCACACCTCGCGGCCGGTGGCGCGATCGTCAACGTCGCGGCGGCGGCAGCGCAGGAGGCCGGCCTTGGCAACGCCGCTTATGCGGCCTCGAAAGCGGGCGTGCTGCGGCTCACCGAAAGCCTCGCCGCGGAGCTCCGGCCCAGGGGCGTCCGCGCCAATGCCGTCCTGCCGACGATCATCGATACGGCTCCCAACCGCGCGGCGATGCCTGACGCGGATTTCACGAAATGGGTGAGGCCGGACGAACTCGCCAACGTGATCGCCTTTCTGCTTTCCGACGAGGCAAGCGCGATCGATGGCGCGGCGATCCCTGTCGCCGGACGCCTTTAG
- a CDS encoding YkvI family membrane protein yields MSKAPSLFQRLILPGFAFKAVIIGGGYATGRELVQFFFPSGPLGGVMGLLFAAAIWSVVATLTFLFALATDSYDYRTFFKRLLGPAWPAFEIIYILLILLVLSVFGAAAGEIFRLAFGLPPLVGTLALMSAIIVVVMAGQHAVESVFKYVSIFLYLVYMLVVALSFYKLGDRISAAFAMDVPTSGWAMGGLTYAGYNLIGAVVILPVARHLTSRRDAVIAGLLSGPLAALPGLLFFLCMTALYPGIGDAVIPSDSLLAALGMPILHVVFQLMILSALLESGVGFVHAVNERVASVYRLRGRTMSHWARFGVATTVLVGAVFVAARFGLVELVARGYGAFAWLVLAVYVVPLLTIGTWRLLAARRPGAAATDEAPASIG; encoded by the coding sequence ATGAGCAAAGCCCCCAGCCTGTTCCAGCGTCTGATCCTGCCGGGCTTCGCCTTCAAGGCCGTGATCATCGGCGGGGGCTATGCGACGGGGCGCGAGCTCGTCCAGTTCTTCTTCCCGAGCGGGCCGCTCGGCGGCGTCATGGGCCTTCTCTTCGCCGCGGCGATCTGGAGCGTCGTCGCGACGCTCACCTTCCTCTTCGCGCTGGCGACCGACAGCTATGACTACCGCACCTTTTTCAAGCGCCTGCTCGGCCCGGCCTGGCCAGCCTTCGAGATCATCTACATCCTGCTGATCCTGCTCGTCCTCTCGGTGTTCGGGGCAGCGGCGGGAGAGATTTTCAGGCTCGCCTTCGGCCTGCCGCCGCTCGTCGGGACGCTTGCCCTGATGAGCGCGATCATCGTCGTCGTGATGGCCGGGCAGCACGCGGTCGAGAGCGTGTTCAAATATGTCTCGATCTTCCTCTATCTCGTCTACATGCTCGTCGTCGCGCTGTCCTTCTACAAGCTCGGCGACCGGATCTCCGCCGCCTTCGCGATGGACGTGCCGACCTCCGGCTGGGCGATGGGCGGCCTCACCTATGCCGGCTACAATCTCATCGGCGCAGTGGTGATCCTGCCCGTGGCGCGCCACCTCACCAGCCGGCGCGACGCCGTGATCGCCGGCCTGCTCAGCGGGCCGCTGGCGGCGCTTCCCGGCCTGCTCTTCTTCCTGTGCATGACCGCGCTCTACCCTGGCATCGGCGACGCCGTGATCCCGTCCGACAGCCTGCTCGCGGCGCTTGGCATGCCGATCCTCCACGTCGTCTTCCAGCTGATGATCCTTTCGGCGCTGCTCGAGAGCGGCGTCGGCTTCGTCCACGCGGTCAACGAACGGGTCGCCAGCGTCTACCGCCTGCGCGGCCGCACGATGTCCCATTGGGCGCGCTTCGGCGTGGCGACGACCGTCCTTGTCGGCGCGGTCTTCGTCGCCGCGCGCTTCGGCCTCGTCGAGCTCGTGGCGCGCGGCTACGGCGCCTTCGCGTGGCTGGTCCTGGCGGTCTATGTGGTGCCGCTTCTGACGATCGGCACCTGGCGGCTCCTCGCCGCGCGCAGGCCCGGCGCCGCCGCGACGGACGAAGCCCCCGCCTCCATCGGCTGA
- a CDS encoding helix-turn-helix domain-containing protein, which translates to MLKPGETLRKLRAARGLTLDEVSGKTGLAASTLSKIENNKMSLTFDKLQRISNGLNIDISELFKNGAPEPGGTEGPRGRRSVTRAGEGELIESQNYLHRYAATDLLKKQFVPIIADVMARSIEDFGEMVNHPGEEYSLVLEGEIELHTKYYAPLRLGVGDSVYFDSGMDHAYIAVGEGRCRMLCICTPSDHPGLVDMASP; encoded by the coding sequence ATGCTGAAGCCAGGAGAAACGCTGAGAAAGCTGCGGGCGGCGCGGGGGCTGACCCTGGATGAGGTCAGCGGGAAGACGGGGCTGGCGGCGTCCACCCTTTCGAAAATCGAAAACAACAAGATGTCGCTGACCTTCGACAAGCTCCAGCGCATCAGCAACGGCCTCAACATCGACATTTCGGAGCTTTTCAAGAACGGCGCGCCCGAGCCCGGGGGGACCGAAGGCCCGCGCGGGCGGCGGAGCGTCACGCGCGCCGGCGAAGGCGAACTCATCGAAAGCCAGAATTATCTTCACCGTTACGCCGCGACCGATCTGCTGAAAAAGCAGTTCGTTCCGATCATCGCCGACGTCATGGCGCGCAGCATCGAGGATTTCGGCGAGATGGTGAACCATCCCGGCGAGGAATATTCGCTGGTGCTCGAAGGCGAGATCGAGCTCCACACCAAATATTATGCACCGCTGCGGCTCGGCGTCGGCGATTCGGTCTATTTCGACAGCGGCATGGACCATGCCTATATTGCCGTCGGCGAAGGGCGTTGCCGGATGCTCTGCATCTGCACGCCCTCGGATCACCCCGGGCTCGTCGACATGGCGAGTCCCTAG
- a CDS encoding amidohydrolase family protein → MRATTGRVVGALALLLSLGAAAPSRQPAFDIVISGGRVMDPETGFDRIANVGIRGHSIVAISTTPLHGQVEIDARGNVVAPGFIDLHAHGQMQLAQRYQAHDGVTTAIDAEAGALPLAPYYQAMAGRSIINYGVSASHRCARIEVIGGVPCGGHFATNEATYRVWTHAGAAGDRPFTQPATPEQQARIVALLRQAVDEGAIGVGLGLEYTPGAGRSEIYDIFKMAADINAPVFVHVRRRTPDAAPGVPIAVVQELIADAAVTGASLHICHVHSTGLGDTPVLIDMIDRAEARGIDVTSEAYPYTAGSTMIGSEFFAPGWQQRSSITYSDLQWTATGERLTEESFNRYRRETPNGMVIVHMIPDAIVDQAIAASNLLISSDGQPWMTQGEHPRGAGTFSRVLGRYVRERHTLTLMAALRKMTLLPAQRLEQIAPAMHNKGRIRVGADADIVIFDPNRIIDNATYEHPMQFSGGISTLIVGGTPVIRNGELVANVFPGQAVRSQPTAARRPATNRPARRNTA, encoded by the coding sequence ATGCGCGCCACAACCGGTCGGGTCGTTGGGGCGCTGGCCCTTCTGCTCTCGCTGGGGGCCGCGGCGCCGAGCCGGCAGCCCGCCTTCGACATCGTCATTTCCGGCGGCCGCGTCATGGATCCGGAAACGGGCTTCGATCGAATCGCCAATGTCGGAATACGCGGCCATTCGATCGTCGCGATCTCGACGACGCCGCTCCACGGCCAGGTCGAGATCGATGCGCGCGGCAATGTGGTCGCGCCCGGCTTCATCGATCTGCACGCGCATGGCCAGATGCAACTCGCGCAGCGCTATCAGGCGCATGACGGCGTCACCACCGCCATCGATGCGGAGGCCGGCGCACTGCCGCTGGCGCCCTATTATCAGGCGATGGCCGGCCGCTCGATCATCAATTACGGCGTCTCAGCCTCGCATCGTTGCGCCCGGATCGAGGTGATCGGCGGCGTGCCGTGCGGCGGCCATTTCGCGACCAACGAGGCCACCTATCGCGTGTGGACCCATGCCGGGGCGGCGGGCGATCGTCCCTTCACCCAGCCGGCGACACCGGAGCAGCAGGCCCGCATCGTCGCCCTCCTGCGCCAGGCGGTGGACGAGGGCGCCATCGGCGTCGGCCTCGGTCTCGAATATACGCCCGGCGCCGGACGCTCGGAAATCTATGACATTTTCAAGATGGCCGCCGACATCAATGCGCCGGTCTTCGTCCATGTCCGCCGGCGCACGCCCGATGCCGCGCCGGGCGTGCCGATCGCGGTGGTGCAGGAGCTGATCGCGGACGCGGCGGTCACCGGCGCCTCGCTCCACATCTGCCACGTCCACAGCACCGGCCTTGGCGACACGCCGGTTCTGATCGACATGATCGACCGGGCCGAGGCGCGCGGGATCGACGTCACCAGCGAAGCCTATCCCTATACGGCGGGCAGCACGATGATCGGCTCCGAATTCTTCGCGCCGGGCTGGCAGCAGCGTTCGTCGATCACCTACAGCGATCTCCAGTGGACCGCGACCGGCGAGCGGCTGACCGAGGAGAGCTTCAACCGCTACCGGCGCGAAACGCCGAACGGGATGGTGATCGTCCACATGATCCCCGACGCGATCGTCGACCAGGCAATCGCCGCTTCCAATCTCCTGATCTCGTCCGACGGACAGCCCTGGATGACGCAGGGCGAGCATCCGCGCGGCGCCGGCACCTTCTCGCGCGTGCTCGGTCGCTATGTGCGCGAACGCCACACGCTCACCCTGATGGCGGCGCTGCGCAAGATGACCCTGCTGCCCGCGCAACGGCTCGAACAGATCGCGCCCGCGATGCACAACAAGGGCCGGATCCGCGTCGGCGCCGATGCCGACATCGTCATCTTCGATCCCAACCGGATCATCGACAATGCCACCTACGAGCATCCGATGCAGTTTTCGGGCGGCATCTCGACGCTGATCGTCGGCGGCACGCCGGTGATCCGCAACGGCGAGCTCGTCGCGAACGTGTTTCCGGGCCAGGCGGTGCGTTCGCAGCCGACAGCGGCGCGCCGGCCGGCGACGAACCGCCCGGCGCGCCGCAATACCGCCTAG